The Mucilaginibacter gracilis genomic interval GTAAATTATCAAACCAAATCAGGTCGGGTGTCCATTGCCAGCCATCAACACTGGCAAATAACGGCGCATACGAAGCCATGTTAACCACATCGGCATTACGCTCCAGGCCCGTCATAAAGGCAGCTTCGGCAAGCGCGCACTCCCAGGTGTTTTTATTGTCGGGGTTACCGGTTGATATGCTTTGGGCGGCATATTCGCCTGCAAATATCTTGGGCCCCTTGCGGTCGTAATTATCATAACGTGTAGCATTATCTCTAAACCATTTAGGCACCGCGTAGTAATGCTCATCTAAAATATCGGCTCCTAAACTTCGGAATGTTTTGTTAAGCAGATCAAATTTTTCGCCACCCGGATCGGGCCCCAATGCCGAAACGATTTTTATAGCAGGATATTTACTTTTGATGGCCTTGGTAAAAACCTTCCACCTATCAATATATTGCTCGCCCCATTGCTCGTTGCCAACCCCAATCATTTTTAAATTAAACGGAGCCGGGTGCCCCAAATCGGCACGCAGTTTACCCCATTTGGTGTTGCTATCGCCATTGGCAAATTCTATCAAATCCAACGCATCCTGAACATAAGGATCCAGACTGTTTAAAGGCACCAATTCTCCCGTATTAAATTCGCAGGCCATACCGCAATTTAAAATGGGCAGCGGCGAGGCGCCAATATCTTCGGCAGTTAAAAAATACTCCATAAAGCCCAACCCAAACGATTGGTAATAATCGGGCGTAAGGCGGTGCTTAAACTCCGTGTTCCAGCGGTTAATAATAGTTTCGCGCTTATCAATATCACCTATACTTTTTTTCCACTGGTAGCGGTTATTTAATTCGCGGCCCTCCACAATACAACCGCCGGGGAAACGCAAAAAACCCGGTTTCATATCGGCCAGTTTCTGCACAAGGTCTGCCCGTAAGCCGCCTGGCCTGTTTTTCCAGGTATGTTGCGGAAAAAGCGATACCATATCTATATCTATAACCCCTTTACCGCTCAGCCAAACATATAGCTGTGCTTTTTTTGCCGTGGCTGTGGCTGTAAATTTTGCTGCATACCTTGTCCATTCATTTCCGGTTGGTGTAATCTCGGTCTTGGCTATTACATTGCCGTTATCGCCATGCAGTTCAATAACCATTTTTACTGGGCTCCCGGCAGTTTGCCTGGCCATTACACTAAAATTGTAGTCCTCGTTAGCGGTAATGCCCATTCCACGAAACCCTTCGTTTGATAGCCCATACGCGCCACCATCCGTTGTTATATTTGCTTTAATAAAATGCGCATTTTCGGGCCGCTCAACAGCTCGGTTTATCACTTCTATCCTACCCTCTACACCATCTTTTTTATGCTCTGTCCAGGCGGCTAACGGCATGTTAAACTAAAACGAACGGTTTTTAATCAGTTCGGCATAAACCCCTCCATCGGCAGCCAAATTAATATCTTCAAAAAATATCCCATACATGGTAGGCTCAACATGGGCCTTAACAACATTGGCACTAATGGTATAGGTTTGCTTATTGTTGATAACCTGAGCTACACTTATTTTACAGCATATTGAAAGTGATAAAAGGACAATGTATTTCTTTAACATTTTAAAGGGTTTATTTTTGGATAGTTATTATTTTGAAGCCGCAATTACGAATCAAATATACAAGCGGCGCATTGCAGTTGCAATATTAAAGTTAATAATTGCCGCTTAAAAAAAAAGCTGCCACCCCTATATTTTAAGAGGTGGCAGCTTTTAAAAAGGTTGTAAGAATATTAGTGTTAAAGAATACGGATTTGTTATTTGGCGTTGCAATTGTTTCAACCAATTAACATTAACCAGCCGGGCATTTAATTATTTTATCCGGTAAC includes:
- a CDS encoding alpha-L-arabinofuranosidase C-terminal domain-containing protein, with amino-acid sequence MPLAAWTEHKKDGVEGRIEVINRAVERPENAHFIKANITTDGGAYGLSNEGFRGMGITANEDYNFSVMARQTAGSPVKMVIELHGDNGNVIAKTEITPTGNEWTRYAAKFTATATAKKAQLYVWLSGKGVIDIDMVSLFPQHTWKNRPGGLRADLVQKLADMKPGFLRFPGGCIVEGRELNNRYQWKKSIGDIDKRETIINRWNTEFKHRLTPDYYQSFGLGFMEYFLTAEDIGASPLPILNCGMACEFNTGELVPLNSLDPYVQDALDLIEFANGDSNTKWGKLRADLGHPAPFNLKMIGVGNEQWGEQYIDRWKVFTKAIKSKYPAIKIVSALGPDPGGEKFDLLNKTFRSLGADILDEHYYAVPKWFRDNATRYDNYDRKGPKIFAGEYAAQSISTGNPDNKNTWECALAEAAFMTGLERNADVVNMASYAPLFASVDGWQWTPDLIWFDNLRSYATPDYYVQQLYSLNKGNDVVPLQLNKQPVTGQNGTFATAVIDSQTKELIIKFVNTTPKPLNSDFLINGQKIKKQEGVLTTLQSDDIQQVNSLDNPAALSPVQQQLPILGNNISLLIKPYSFTILRIKMAN